The DNA window CATACCGTCCCCGGAAAACAGGCTTTTGCCGGTGGCCTGGCGATACCAACCCCGTTCGGAACGCTTTATTCCACCAATATAACGCCTGATCCGGAGACCGGCATCGGTCGCTGGAGCGAGGCGGCCTTCAATCGCGCCATGCGAAAAGGCGTCGACCGCCAGGGCAACAACCTCTACCCGGCCTTTCCCTTCGACCATTTCACCCACGTGACAGATGACGACAATCGCGCGCTCTATGCCTACCTGATGACGCGCACGCCCGTGCACGCCGTCGCGCCGGCAAACCAGCTGCCATTCCCGCTGACGCTGCGGCCGCTGCTGGCTGGTTGGAAGCTGTTGTTCTTCCGTGAAGGTGCATTCACCCAGGATCCGGCTCAGAGCGACGCCTGGAACCGCGGCGCCTATCTTGCCGAAGGCCTGGGCCATTGCGGCGCCTGCCATACGCCGCGCAACAGCCTTGGCGCCGAAGACGCGAGCCGACCTTTCGCGGGCGGTGAAGAGGAAGGTTGGCACGCGTTTGCGATCAACACCGCTTCCGCAGCACCCATTCCATGGGACAAGGACAGCATAGCCTTTTACCTGCGTCATGGCTGGGACCAATTCCATGGCGTCGCCGGCGGTCCGATGGCGGAAGTCACCGGCAATCTGGGTTCGCTCCCTGACAGCGACATCGACGCCATCGCTACCTATGTTGCCGCCAACATGGGTCAGCCATCGGCGGACAAAGCGGCCAAGGCGGACGAGCTGCGCAAGGCTTTTTCCGGCGATCAAGGCAAGGTCGCACTCGTTTCGACGGAACAGGACCCCTCGGCGGCCAAGACCGCACATATGCCAGGCGCTGCCATCTACACGGCCACCTGTTCCACCTGCCACGAGGGTGGCCGGCCGCCGCCCTTCGGCGGCATGAATTTCCGCCTAAGTACCGCAATCCATGCACCGAACCCACAGAACGCCATCAATATCGCGCTTTATGGCCTGCCGCCGGCCGACGGCCAGCCGAGCGCCGTTATGCCGGCCTTCGGCGGTTCGCTCAACGACGTGCAGGTGGCCGACCTTCTCGCCTATCTCCGTGCGCGTTTTACCGACCAAGGGCCTTGGCAGGACGTGGCAAATCTCGTCGCTAGGACGCGATCAGGCGAAATCAAGGTAACGGTCGTCCCTTCAGACGGCATCGAACGGGCACCCCTGAATGTAGGTGCGAAGGAGCAACCATGACAATCACGCTCACAATCAATGGCAAGGACCATGATGTTGAGGCAGATCCCGACACGCCGCTTCTTTACGTGCTCAGAAACGATCTGGCGCTCAACGCCGCGAAATTCGGCTGCGGCCTCGGCCAATGCGGCGCCTGCACCGTAATAGTCGATGAGCAGCCCGTGCTCTCTTGCGTAACGCCGATCACGCTTCTGCAGGGTAAGGCGATCATGACCGTCGAAGGGCTCGGCACAATCGACAATCCCGGACGGATGCAGGCAGCCTTTATCGAGGAGCAGGCGGCGCAGTGCGGTTATTGCATCGCCGGCATGATGATGGCTGGTGAAGCGTTGCTCAGACGAAATCCCGATCCGAGCGACGACGATATCCGCGCGGCGCTACGCACCAATCTCTGTCGCTGCGGCACGCATATGCGCATCATGGCGGCAATCCGTCGCGCAGCACGGCCGCAGTCGCAGCCGATGAAGAGGACGGGCTGATGGATACCCTCGACAAAGCGGAAATCACCCGCCGCGGCCTTCTGACCGGAACCGGCTTCCTCGTGGTCAGCTTTTCCGTCAGCCGCGCGCTCGGCCAGGAGGCGGCTCCGGTGACCCAAACTACTGCCACGCCGCCTCTGCCAGGCAGCTTGGCCGATGATCCCTACCTCGATTCCTGGATCAAGATCGATGCCGGCAATCACATCACCGTCTTCACCGGCAAGGCCGAGCTCGGACAAGGCGTCGAGACCGCACTGCTGCAGCTTGCGGCCGACGAACTGGAAGTCGAGCCCGGCGATATCGAACTCATCACCGCCGATACCAACCTGACGCCCAACGAGGGCTATACGGCCGGCAGCCAGTCGATGATGAATAGTGGCACCGCGATCCGCAATGCCGCGGCGCAAGTGCGTGACCTGCTGATCTCCCAAGCAGCCGGTCGCTTCGGTGTCGAAGCCAGCACGCTGCAGGCAAAGGGCAAGCGCATTCTTGCCTCCGACGGCCGTTCTGTCGCCTATGGCGAACTGGTCTCCGGGCAGGCGCTGCATCTGAAGGCGCAGCCGCAATCGCAGCTGACGCCACCATCGGCGCTACGATATATCGGCAAGCCGATGCAGCGCGTCGACATCCCTGGCAAGGTTACCGGCGGCGTCTCCTATGTGCAGGACCTGAAGCTCGACGGCATGTTGCACGCCCGCGTCGTTCGGCCGCCGAGCTATGGGGCGAAGCTCCTCGATTTCGACCAGGCAAGCATCGCTTCCATGCCCGGCATTGTCTCCATCATCCGCGACGGCAACTACCTTGCGGTTGTCGCAGAACAGGAGTTCCAGGCCATCAAGGCGATGCAGGCACTGACCGCCAGCGCCAAATGGGAGGAGAAACCGTCGCTGCCCGAGCAGGCAAACCTGGCTGCGGCCCTCGAAAGCTTGGAGCGCGAAGTCG is part of the Rhizobium jaguaris genome and encodes:
- a CDS encoding cytochrome c, giving the protein MRIIRLLSVLVILAIIAAVGFFALTSHAEIPAEEASAHSQFDARLIAHGEALASVGNCIACHTVPGKQAFAGGLAIPTPFGTLYSTNITPDPETGIGRWSEAAFNRAMRKGVDRQGNNLYPAFPFDHFTHVTDDDNRALYAYLMTRTPVHAVAPANQLPFPLTLRPLLAGWKLLFFREGAFTQDPAQSDAWNRGAYLAEGLGHCGACHTPRNSLGAEDASRPFAGGEEEGWHAFAINTASAAPIPWDKDSIAFYLRHGWDQFHGVAGGPMAEVTGNLGSLPDSDIDAIATYVAANMGQPSADKAAKADELRKAFSGDQGKVALVSTEQDPSAAKTAHMPGAAIYTATCSTCHEGGRPPPFGGMNFRLSTAIHAPNPQNAINIALYGLPPADGQPSAVMPAFGGSLNDVQVADLLAYLRARFTDQGPWQDVANLVARTRSGEIKVTVVPSDGIERAPLNVGAKEQP
- a CDS encoding (2Fe-2S)-binding protein, translated to MTITLTINGKDHDVEADPDTPLLYVLRNDLALNAAKFGCGLGQCGACTVIVDEQPVLSCVTPITLLQGKAIMTVEGLGTIDNPGRMQAAFIEEQAAQCGYCIAGMMMAGEALLRRNPDPSDDDIRAALRTNLCRCGTHMRIMAAIRRAARPQSQPMKRTG